TTGAAGAACTTTCGCACATCCTCAACGAACAGATCCGGCTGCTCCCACGCGGCGAAATGCCCGCCCCGCGGCATCGTGGTCCAGTGCGTGATGTTGTAGTTCGGCTCGCACCAGGACCGCGGGGCAGGGAGTACCTCTTTCGGGAAAGACGCGACGCCGGTCGGTAATTCGACGCGGGAGGTATCACCCCACACTTTGAAGCTCTCCCAGTACAGCCGGGCCGATGACGCTGCCGTCTCGGTCACCCAATACAGCATCACGTTGTCCAGCAACTCGTCTCGCGTCACCACGTTTTCCGGGTGGCCGTCGCAGTCCATCCACGCCCAGAACTTCTCCACTATCCAGGCCAGCTGCCCGACCGGCGAATCGACCAGGCCGTAGCCCAGCGTCTGCGGTCGCGTCGACTGCTGCTTGGAGTACCCGGTGCCGCTCTTGCGGTGCTCAGCTAACGCGGCCAGCGCCACCTGTTCCTCCGGGGTGGGGTTGGCCAGCGTTTCGGGGGTCGGCCTGCCCAGCGGCATGTTCAGGTGGATCGCCGCGCAGTTTCCGCCGTTGCGCCCGATCTGGGTCGTGACGGCCGCACCCCAGTCGCCTCCCTGGGCGCCGTAGCGCTCGTAGCCCAGCCGTCCCATCAGCTCCTCCCACACCAGGGCGATCTTCTGCACGCCCCAGCCGGTGCGGCCCGGCTTTCCGGAGAAGCCATAGCCGGGCAGCGACGGGCACACCACGTGGAAGGCGTCCTCGGCGCGACCGCCATAGGCGGTGGGGTTGGTCAGCGGCTCGATCACCTTGTGGAACTCCACGATCGAGCCGGGCCAACCGTGGGTGATCAGCAGCGGGAAGGCGCCCTGGTGTGGGGATCGCTGGTGGATGAAATGGATGTCCAAGCCGTCGAATTGGTCGATGAAGTGGTCGAACCGGTTTAGCGCGGATTCCCTTGCGCGCCAGTTGTACTCGTTAGCCCAGTAAGCAGCCAGGTCGCGGGTGTAGCGCAATGGGATGCCCTGGCTCCAGTCGTCCACGCATTCGGCTTCGGGCCAGCGGGTCCGGGCCAGCCGGGAGCGCAGGTCGTCGAGGACTTCGTCGGGGACGTCGATGCGAAACGGCTTCACCCGCTCGACCCTACTTCTGGGCGTCCTTGATCAGGGTGCTGATCTGTTCAAGCAGTTGGCGCATGTCAGCGCGCATCGCGTCCACCGCGGCGTACAGGTCGGCCTTGGTCGCCGGTTGCTGATCCGACGACAACGGCCGCACCGGCGGTCCCGACGTCTGGCGTGCGCTGCTGCTCGACGAGCTAGGTAGGTCGCTCACGCCCACGAGCGTGCCATACCCGCTCGAACTCGTCCAAGAGACCAGCGCGTGGGCGGTGCGGTGGAAGGCGCGCCGCCGGAGTCGGTCGCGTCGCTGCTCAGCTAACAGTGCCCTATG
The nucleotide sequence above comes from Mycobacterium vicinigordonae. Encoded proteins:
- a CDS encoding epoxide hydrolase family protein; protein product: MKPFRIDVPDEVLDDLRSRLARTRWPEAECVDDWSQGIPLRYTRDLAAYWANEYNWRARESALNRFDHFIDQFDGLDIHFIHQRSPHQGAFPLLITHGWPGSIVEFHKVIEPLTNPTAYGGRAEDAFHVVCPSLPGYGFSGKPGRTGWGVQKIALVWEELMGRLGYERYGAQGGDWGAAVTTQIGRNGGNCAAIHLNMPLGRPTPETLANPTPEEQVALAALAEHRKSGTGYSKQQSTRPQTLGYGLVDSPVGQLAWIVEKFWAWMDCDGHPENVVTRDELLDNVMLYWVTETAASSARLYWESFKVWGDTSRVELPTGVASFPKEVLPAPRSWCEPNYNITHWTTMPRGGHFAAWEQPDLFVEDVRKFFNAMR